From Gimesia panareensis, the proteins below share one genomic window:
- the amaB gene encoding L-piperidine-6-carboxylate dehydrogenase, whose product MTHPIQEVLKRIGVNDHPVAVAVGNTWQAGTGEALTGKSPIDGTTLVTLTQATPSDVDTVVETARSAFRTWRNVPAPRRGEFVRLIGNALREHKADLAAIVSWEAGKITQEALGEVQEMIDICDFAVGLSRQLYGKTIASERPGHRLMEQWHPLGPVGVISAFNFPVAVWAWNAMLAFVCGDPVVWKPSEKTPLCAIACQQIVNNVARDFPEAPDGISSLLIGGADVGQRIAAHPDLPLISATGSVPMGRAVASTVAGRLGLSLLELGGNNAMIVTESADLEMTVRSALFSAVGTCGQRCTSLRRLIVHESIADKLLKSLKKAYAKLPIGNPLDEGTLVGPLVDQRSLDAMQTALHVAEEQGGTVHFGNPINHDVPAGGCYVHPAIVEMPGQTEIVRQETFAPILYVIRYTDLDEAIALHNGVPQGLSSSIMTNDIRQAEQFLSPAGSDCGIANVNVGPSGAEIGGAFGGEKETGGGRESGSDAWKAYMRRATNTINYSTELPLAQGIKFDL is encoded by the coding sequence ATGACTCATCCGATACAGGAAGTGTTAAAGCGGATCGGCGTCAACGATCACCCCGTCGCGGTCGCCGTCGGAAATACGTGGCAGGCAGGCACCGGTGAAGCACTGACGGGCAAGTCCCCCATCGATGGGACAACGCTCGTCACACTCACCCAGGCCACGCCCAGCGACGTCGACACGGTGGTCGAAACCGCCCGGTCCGCTTTCCGGACATGGCGCAACGTCCCCGCCCCCCGCCGCGGCGAATTCGTCCGGCTGATCGGCAACGCCCTGCGGGAACACAAAGCCGACCTCGCTGCCATCGTCAGCTGGGAAGCCGGCAAAATCACCCAGGAAGCCCTCGGCGAAGTACAGGAAATGATCGACATCTGCGACTTCGCCGTCGGACTCAGCCGCCAGCTCTACGGCAAAACCATCGCCAGCGAACGTCCAGGCCATCGCCTGATGGAACAGTGGCACCCGCTCGGACCGGTCGGCGTGATCAGCGCCTTCAACTTCCCGGTCGCCGTCTGGGCCTGGAACGCGATGCTCGCGTTCGTCTGCGGCGACCCGGTCGTCTGGAAGCCCTCGGAAAAAACGCCCCTCTGCGCCATCGCCTGTCAGCAGATCGTTAACAACGTCGCCCGCGACTTCCCCGAAGCCCCCGACGGCATCTCCAGCCTGCTCATCGGCGGTGCCGACGTCGGACAGCGAATCGCCGCACATCCCGATCTCCCCTTGATCTCAGCCACCGGCTCGGTACCCATGGGACGCGCTGTCGCGTCCACGGTTGCCGGTCGGCTGGGATTGAGTCTGCTCGAACTGGGCGGCAACAACGCGATGATTGTCACCGAATCCGCCGACCTCGAAATGACGGTCCGCTCCGCCCTCTTCTCCGCCGTGGGGACCTGCGGCCAGCGTTGCACATCGCTCCGCCGTCTGATCGTCCACGAGAGCATCGCCGACAAACTTCTAAAGTCGCTCAAAAAGGCCTACGCGAAATTACCGATCGGCAACCCCCTCGATGAGGGAACGCTCGTTGGACCACTCGTCGATCAGCGTTCGCTCGATGCCATGCAAACAGCCCTCCACGTCGCTGAGGAACAGGGAGGCACCGTCCATTTCGGCAATCCGATCAATCACGATGTTCCCGCGGGAGGCTGTTATGTCCACCCCGCCATCGTCGAGATGCCCGGCCAGACCGAAATCGTCCGGCAGGAAACCTTCGCCCCCATTCTGTACGTCATCCGTTACACAGATCTGGACGAAGCCATCGCCCTGCATAACGGCGTGCCCCAGGGGCTCTCCTCCTCCATCATGACCAACGACATCCGCCAGGCGGAACAGTTCCTCTCCCCCGCCGGCTCCGATTGCGGCATCGCGAATGTCAACGTCGGACCCAGCGGCGCAGAAATCGGCGGCGCATTCGGGGGCGAAAAAGAAACCGGCGGCGGCCGCGAATCCGGCTCCGACGCCTGGAAAGCCTACATGCGCCGCGCCACCAACACCATCAACTACTCCACCGAACTTCCCTTAGCCCAGGGCATCAAATTCGACCTGTAA
- a CDS encoding PSD1 and planctomycete cytochrome C domain-containing protein, with protein MIYRAQTSNIAGRHLVTALLVGGLLCCSARTFAGEAPRLAHGLVNPQIDSVKRDQKGFGWNGGWVLSNRHPALFVDAKPQQASGSAIQHEALIQGSGERNNPLRRELKETYQDQELFLRFRFRYAADQKPRDEGEFFVFWLDRYEGSDKAVHANHTPNIGVHIASSGPQKGKVVFMVRIGSQKTAWSSVELERDRDYVVVGRLSKPEKSLRAGFTRFDLWVDPKPDELEAPVASTVNPQSVNAVRWVGFATGYKTELEDRIYVSDLVLSRTWNDVLDLSPGQIPKLAGKKKTAWSKPVDFEKEIYPLLKSRCFNCHAGANPDSGYRLDVHEELLGFSTGEELIVPGDSEQSKLIELISTQVAETRMPPIDAGAALQKEEIAKLRAWIDQGAKWDYALLPTPKTESDHWAFQPVKRPEVPQVKSSKPIRTAVDAFLARAWEKSGITPVPEADRGTLIRRLYLDLTGLPPSAEEIEAFEFNTDPRAYEKLVERLLASPHYGERWARYWLDLTRWAESHGYQHDLPRPYAWRYRDYVIESFNADKPYDVFLKEQLAGDELTPYADENVIATGFLASARISGNNMDKAAQRNDVLVDIVNVTSSALLGLTLECAQCHNHKFDPLTQRDYYRLQGFFVNGQLGNLSLKGDGLPNPTEMNVWMPKGTYDFYQREAKKLINRKRFAHTKEPHTWGYYSPLTGQAEIERLPVVNRDPIPYSAEQLKQTKSQILIRGDVHKRGPEVGKGWPAVLGATTSGSDQLSRTALAEWLTDRKNPLVSRVWVNRLWQYHFGRGLVATPSDFGVQGEPPSHPELLDWLASELMEQRWSTKQIHREIVLSSAYRQQRSFNEANLKRDPENRLLWSWPRRRLEAEVIRDSILCATGELKLDMGGPSVPQEREEQNLRRTIYLFQRRSEMPSVMAMFDAPDSVTSCSRRQVSTVALQPLFMLNSQFMDRRAQVLAEKITEEAGEDHGQQVTQAFLRVLGRKPNKQERERSLVFFEGESTAEAAPRRLSMLCHALMNLNEFMYIP; from the coding sequence ATGATATATCGGGCTCAGACATCGAACATAGCAGGCAGGCACCTGGTCACGGCGCTGTTGGTTGGCGGGTTGCTGTGCTGTTCCGCGCGGACGTTTGCCGGGGAAGCGCCGCGGCTGGCGCACGGGCTGGTCAACCCGCAGATTGATTCCGTGAAACGGGATCAGAAGGGATTCGGCTGGAACGGGGGCTGGGTACTTTCGAATCGTCACCCGGCGCTGTTTGTAGATGCGAAGCCGCAGCAGGCCTCCGGTTCTGCAATTCAGCATGAGGCATTGATTCAGGGATCGGGGGAGCGGAACAACCCGTTACGGCGGGAGTTGAAGGAGACGTATCAGGACCAGGAGCTGTTTCTGCGGTTTCGGTTCCGGTATGCGGCAGATCAGAAGCCGCGCGATGAAGGGGAGTTTTTCGTCTTCTGGCTGGATCGTTACGAAGGTTCGGACAAGGCCGTGCATGCAAATCATACGCCTAATATCGGTGTGCATATTGCGTCCAGTGGTCCCCAGAAGGGGAAGGTCGTGTTCATGGTGCGAATTGGCTCTCAGAAGACGGCCTGGAGTTCGGTGGAACTGGAACGCGACCGGGATTATGTGGTTGTGGGACGACTCTCGAAGCCGGAGAAATCGCTGCGGGCCGGGTTCACACGGTTTGATTTGTGGGTGGATCCTAAGCCGGACGAACTGGAAGCACCGGTGGCTTCGACCGTGAATCCGCAGAGTGTGAACGCCGTGCGGTGGGTCGGTTTTGCGACCGGTTACAAGACGGAACTGGAAGACCGGATCTACGTGAGTGACCTGGTACTGAGCCGGACGTGGAACGATGTGCTGGATCTTTCACCCGGGCAGATTCCGAAACTGGCAGGCAAGAAAAAAACAGCGTGGTCGAAGCCGGTGGACTTTGAAAAAGAGATTTACCCGCTGCTCAAGTCGCGGTGTTTCAACTGTCATGCGGGGGCGAATCCGGATTCCGGGTATCGGCTGGATGTACATGAGGAACTGCTGGGCTTCAGTACGGGGGAAGAGTTAATCGTTCCGGGGGACAGCGAGCAGAGCAAGCTGATCGAACTGATCTCCACACAGGTGGCGGAAACGCGGATGCCTCCCATCGATGCGGGCGCGGCTTTGCAGAAAGAGGAGATCGCGAAGCTGCGGGCGTGGATCGATCAGGGGGCAAAGTGGGATTATGCATTGCTGCCAACACCGAAGACGGAATCGGATCACTGGGCGTTTCAACCTGTGAAGCGTCCCGAGGTGCCGCAGGTGAAGAGCAGCAAGCCGATTCGGACTGCCGTCGACGCATTCCTGGCGCGGGCCTGGGAAAAGTCGGGGATCACGCCGGTTCCCGAAGCGGACCGGGGGACGCTGATTCGCCGGTTGTACCTGGATCTGACGGGGCTGCCGCCGAGTGCGGAGGAGATTGAGGCGTTCGAATTTAATACCGATCCCCGGGCGTATGAGAAACTGGTGGAGCGGCTGCTGGCTTCTCCCCATTACGGCGAACGCTGGGCACGGTACTGGCTGGATCTCACACGGTGGGCGGAGAGTCACGGGTATCAGCACGATCTGCCGCGACCTTATGCGTGGCGGTATCGGGATTATGTGATCGAGAGTTTCAACGCGGACAAACCCTATGATGTGTTCCTCAAGGAGCAGCTGGCGGGGGATGAACTGACGCCTTACGCGGACGAGAATGTGATCGCGACCGGTTTTCTGGCTTCGGCCCGGATCAGTGGGAACAATATGGACAAGGCAGCGCAGCGGAACGATGTGCTGGTGGACATTGTGAATGTGACGAGCAGTGCGCTGCTGGGGCTGACGCTGGAATGTGCCCAGTGCCATAATCATAAGTTCGATCCCTTGACGCAGCGGGACTATTATCGGCTGCAGGGGTTCTTCGTGAATGGCCAGCTGGGGAATCTGTCGCTCAAAGGGGACGGACTGCCGAACCCGACCGAAATGAATGTCTGGATGCCGAAAGGGACGTATGATTTTTATCAACGCGAGGCGAAGAAGCTGATCAACCGCAAGCGATTCGCGCATACGAAGGAGCCGCATACGTGGGGTTATTATTCGCCGCTGACCGGACAGGCAGAGATCGAACGGCTGCCGGTGGTGAACCGGGATCCGATTCCGTATTCCGCGGAACAGTTGAAGCAGACGAAGTCGCAGATTCTGATTCGCGGCGATGTGCATAAGCGGGGACCGGAAGTGGGCAAAGGCTGGCCGGCGGTACTGGGAGCGACGACGAGCGGTTCGGATCAACTGTCGCGGACGGCGCTGGCGGAGTGGCTGACGGATCGGAAGAATCCGCTGGTCTCGCGGGTGTGGGTGAACCGGTTATGGCAGTATCATTTCGGGCGGGGACTGGTGGCAACGCCCAGCGATTTCGGCGTGCAGGGGGAGCCCCCTTCGCATCCGGAACTGCTGGACTGGCTGGCCTCGGAACTGATGGAACAGAGGTGGAGTACGAAGCAGATTCACCGGGAGATCGTGCTGTCTTCCGCGTATCGGCAGCAGCGGTCATTCAACGAGGCGAACCTGAAACGGGACCCGGAGAATCGGTTGCTGTGGAGCTGGCCGCGACGTCGGCTGGAAGCGGAAGTGATCCGGGATTCGATCCTGTGTGCGACGGGAGAACTGAAACTCGACATGGGGGGACCGAGTGTGCCCCAGGAGCGGGAAGAGCAGAATCTGCGGCGGACGATTTATCTGTTCCAGCGACGAAGCGAGATGCCGTCGGTGATGGCGATGTTCGATGCACCGGACAGTGTGACCAGCTGTTCGCGGCGGCAGGTTTCGACGGTGGCACTGCAGCCGCTGTTTATGTTGAACAGCCAGTTCATGGATCGACGGGCGCAGGTACTGGCGGAGAAGATTACGGAAGAGGCAGGAGAAGATCACGGGCAGCAGGTAACGCAGGCGTTTCTGCGTGTGCTGGGACGTAAGCCGAATAAGCAGGAGCGGGAACGGTCGCTGGTCTTTTTTGAAGGGGAGTCAACTGCGGAAGCGGCGCCCCGGCGGCTGTCGATGTTGTGTCATGCGTTAATGAATCTCAACGAGTTTATGTATATTCCCTGA
- a CDS encoding DUF1501 domain-containing protein, with amino-acid sequence MLFDPQNMSHGFSTAPVSRRAMLEQSVLGMGAVGLAALLADEGLLEAAEGTQAVTGQSHFPATAKNVIFLFMSGAPSQVDTFDPKPLLTKLEGEPVPASIAARVPNIPRAGLGSKLMASPFTFKNYGESGIPVSNMFPETAKMIDEICVLRSVNHRVPVHGPGECIALTGSAVGDRPSLGAWMTYGLGSESRDLPGFISMLSNSSGPAPQTPGWGNGFLPSRYQGTLVDGKRGIPYTKMPAGYSHANRREQLDFIKWMNEEHLQQLGQDSELEARIASYELGFRLQTSAPEVFDLKSESAETAELYGLDDKETAEFGRHCLIARRLVERGVRVVQLRNGGWDAHGAIKANHTKRSRATDRPVAALLRDLKQRGLLDETLVVWGGEFGRTPTTEGNVKGDRRGRDHLPTTYCMWMAGGGVKGGQIIGQTDELGYTPVERPMSPADLHATLLHALGLDQHKLVYRHNNRKEIATVLGGEVVSEVFG; translated from the coding sequence ATGTTGTTTGATCCGCAGAATATGAGTCATGGTTTTTCCACGGCGCCAGTGAGCCGACGGGCGATGCTGGAGCAGAGCGTTCTGGGCATGGGAGCGGTCGGTCTGGCGGCGCTGCTGGCCGACGAGGGACTGCTTGAGGCTGCTGAGGGAACACAGGCGGTGACCGGGCAGAGTCATTTTCCGGCGACGGCGAAGAACGTGATCTTTCTGTTCATGTCGGGGGCGCCGAGCCAGGTGGATACGTTCGATCCGAAGCCGCTGCTGACGAAGCTGGAGGGAGAGCCGGTCCCGGCAAGCATCGCGGCCCGGGTGCCGAACATTCCGCGGGCGGGGCTGGGTTCGAAGCTGATGGCGTCGCCTTTTACGTTCAAGAATTATGGGGAGAGCGGGATTCCCGTGTCGAACATGTTCCCCGAGACGGCGAAGATGATCGATGAGATCTGCGTGCTGCGGTCGGTGAATCATCGGGTGCCCGTGCATGGTCCCGGGGAATGCATCGCGCTGACCGGGTCTGCAGTGGGGGACCGGCCCAGCCTGGGAGCGTGGATGACGTACGGCCTGGGGAGTGAGAGCCGCGATCTGCCCGGGTTTATTTCGATGCTGTCGAACAGTAGCGGGCCGGCACCGCAGACGCCGGGCTGGGGGAACGGGTTTCTGCCTTCGCGTTACCAGGGGACCCTGGTGGACGGCAAGCGCGGGATTCCCTATACGAAGATGCCCGCCGGTTATTCGCACGCCAACCGGCGCGAGCAGCTGGATTTCATCAAATGGATGAACGAAGAGCATCTGCAACAGCTGGGGCAGGATTCGGAACTGGAAGCGCGGATTGCCTCGTATGAGCTCGGGTTCCGGCTGCAGACATCGGCGCCGGAGGTGTTCGACCTGAAGAGTGAATCGGCAGAGACGGCGGAGCTGTATGGACTGGATGATAAGGAGACGGCGGAGTTCGGCAGGCACTGTCTGATTGCACGGCGGCTCGTGGAGCGGGGCGTGCGGGTGGTGCAGCTGCGGAATGGAGGCTGGGACGCGCATGGGGCGATCAAGGCGAATCACACAAAACGCTCCCGGGCGACGGATCGGCCGGTGGCGGCGCTCTTGAGAGATCTGAAACAGCGGGGGCTGCTGGATGAGACGCTGGTGGTGTGGGGAGGCGAGTTTGGTCGGACGCCGACGACGGAAGGGAATGTGAAAGGAGACCGACGGGGCCGCGACCATCTGCCGACGACGTATTGCATGTGGATGGCCGGCGGCGGCGTGAAGGGGGGCCAGATTATCGGTCAGACGGATGAGCTGGGTTATACGCCGGTGGAACGGCCGATGTCGCCCGCGGACCTGCATGCGACGCTGTTGCATGCTTTGGGGCTGGATCAGCACAAGCTGGTCTATCGGCACAATAACCGGAAGGAAATTGCGACGGTGCTGGGCGGGGAAGTGGTGAGTGAGGTGTTTGGGTAG